A single genomic interval of Helianthus annuus cultivar XRQ/B chromosome 6, HanXRQr2.0-SUNRISE, whole genome shotgun sequence harbors:
- the LOC110864768 gene encoding phosphomannomutase produces MALRKPGLIALFDVDGTLTAPRKGVTPKMLKFMQDLRKVVTVGVVGGSDLVKISEQLGSTVINDYDYVFAENGLVAYKDGKLVGTQSLKTFLGEDKIKEFVNFTLRYIADLDIPIKRGTFIEFRSGMINVSPIGRNCSQEERDEFEKYDKVHNIRPKMVEVLRQKFAHLNLTFSIGGQISFDAFPQGWDKTYCLKYLEEFQEIHFFGDKTYKGGNDHEIYESERTVGHTVTSPDDTLDQCTRLFLDN; encoded by the exons ATGGCTCTGAGAAAACCTGGTTTAATTGCTTTGTTTGATGTGGATGGTACTCTTACTGCTCCAAGGAAG GGGGTTACTCCAAAGATGTTAAAGTTCATGCAGGATTTGCGGAAG GTTGTTACTGTTGGTGTTGTTGGAGGATCTGACCTTGTTAAGATATCAGAACAGCTAGGGTCAACAG TTATAAACGACTATGATTATGTGTTTGCTGAGAACGGCCTTGTGGCCTACAAGGATGGGAAGCTAGTTGGGACGCAG AGCCTGAAGACGTTTCTAGGGGAGGATAAGATCAAG gagtttgtgAATTTTACCCTTCGTTACATTGCGGACTTAGATATCCCGATAAAAAG GGGAACTTTCATCGAGTTTCGAAGTGGGATGATCAATGTTTCGCCAATTGGGCGCAACTGTAGTCAAGAAGAAAGAGACGAGTTTGAGAAATATGACAAG GTTCATAATATACGCCCGAAAATGGTGGAAGTCCTTAGACAGAAATTTGCTCATCTGAACCTTACCTTTTCCATTGGTGGCCAAATTAGCTTCGAT GCCTTCCCACAAGGATGGGACAAAACTTATTGTTTGAAATACTTGGAAGAATTTCAAGAGATTCACTTCTTTGGAGACAAGACTTACAAG GGGGGAAATGATCATGAGATATATGAATCCGAACGAACTGTTGGTCACACAG TTACGAGCCCTGATGATACTTTGGACCAGTGTACTCGTCTATTTCTCGACAACTAA